The Halichondria panicea chromosome 14, odHalPani1.1, whole genome shotgun sequence genome contains a region encoding:
- the LOC135347385 gene encoding uncharacterized protein LOC135347385, protein MKLIVILAGLFAVVAVAHAYSTNMLEALLQAQPAELEQEEPSMERYRHGHGHGHGHGHYEEIMDDAELEQDEEADEQATGHTTEAILAQAMCQRASKSNRERVYAVGRACKSRTSCTQICKSAQLRRQDPELRRGKTRCAMAFHVYKNRPATNLQGKPLTAKLGLKTRRALCNWRGCGPNFCCCVNKQ, encoded by the exons ATGAAGTTGATTGTAATCCTGGCCGGCCTTTTTGCTGTTGTAGCAGTCGCTCATGCTTATTCTACTAATATGCTGGAGGCTCTCTTGCAGGCACAACCGGCAGAACTGGAGCAAGAAGAACCCAGTATGGAGAGATATCGTCATGGTCATGGTCATGGTCATGGTCATGGTCATTATGAAGAg ATAATGGATGATGCAGAACTGGAGCAAGACGAAGAG GCTGACGAACAGGCGACTGGTCACACAACTGAAGCCATACTAGCTCAAGCTATGTGTCAACGAGCCAGCAAGTCAAACAGAGAACGTGTGTACGCTGTCGGACGGGCTTGTAAATCTCGCACAAGCTGCACGCAAATATGTAAGAGTGCTCAACTAAGGAGGCAAGATCCCGAGCTTAGGAGAGGTAAAACGAGGTGTGCCATGGCTTTCCATGTGTACAAAAATCGTCCAGCAACAAACCTCCAAGGAAAGCCTCTAACTGCAAAACTTGGGCTCAAGACTAGGAGGGCGTTGTGTAACTGGCGTGGCTGTGGACCAAACTTCTGCTGCTGTGTGAACAAGCAGTAA
- the LOC135347384 gene encoding uncharacterized protein LOC135347384 isoform X2 — protein MKVIVILAGLFAVVAVAHAYSTNMLEALLEAINDAELEQDELSMEIQGEFEEAVARASKNTGRTTTPPTVPTTVPPTVPTTVPTTVPTTVPTIVPTTGHTTEAILAQAMCQLASRSIRERVYAVGRACYSGTSCTQICKSAQLKKQDPEIRRGSMRCALAFHVYKNRPATNLQGRPLTATLGLKTRRALCSWRGCGPNFCCCVNRR, from the exons ATGAAGGTGATTGTAATCCTGGCCGGCCTTTTTGCTGTTGTAGCAGTCGCTCATGCTTATTCTACTAACATGCTGGAGGCTCTCTTGGAGGCAATAAATGATGCAGAACTGGAGCAAGACGAACTCAGTATGGAGATCCAAGGAGAATTTGAAGAG GCTGTCGCACGGGCTTCAAAAAATACAGGTCGCACAACTACTCCCCCAACTGTTCCCACAACTGTTCCCCCAACTGTTCCTACTACTGTTCCCACTACTGTTCCCACTACTGTTCCCACGATTGTTCCCACGACTGGTCACACAACTGAAGCCATACTAGCTCAAGCTATGTGTCAACTAGCCAGCCGGTCAATCAGAGAACGTGTGTATGCTGTCGGACGAGCTTGTTACAGTGGCACAAGCTGCACGCAAATATGTAAGAGTGCTCAACTAAAGAAGCAAGATCCTGAGATTAGGAGAGGTTCAATGAGGTGTGCCTTGGCTTTCCATGTGTACAAAAATCGTCCAGCGACAAACCTCCAAGGAAGGCCTCTAACTGCAACACTTGGGCTCAAGACAAGGAGGGCGCTTTGCAGCTGGCGTGGCTGTGGACCAAACTTCTGCTGCTGTGTGAACAGGAGGTAG
- the LOC135347384 gene encoding uncharacterized protein LOC135347384 isoform X1 — translation MKLIVILASLFAVVAVAHAYSTNMLEALLQIIDNTELEQDKPSMEIQGQYKEVYAQAGRTRKTKTKGRTRTTVPTTVPMTVPTTVPTTVPTTVPMTVPTTVPTTVPTTTLNPTTGHTTEAILAQAMCQQASTTNREFVYAVGRACYSGKSCTQICESDQLMKQDPVLKTGTMKCAMAFHVYNNRPATNLQGDPLTATLGLKTRRALCNWLGCGPNFCCCVKQAW, via the exons ATGAAGTTGATTGTAATCCTGGCCAGCCTTTTTGCTGTTGTAGCAGTCGCTCATGCTTATTCTACTAACATGCTGGAGGCTCTTTTGCAGATAATAGATAATACAGAACTGGAGCAAGACAAACCCAGTATGGAGATCCAGGGACAATATAAAGAG GTTTATGCACAGGCCGGACGGACTCGTAAAACTAAAACTAAAGGTCGCACTCGCACTACCGTTCCCACGACCGTTCCCATGACTGTTCCCACGACTGTTCCTACAACTGTTCCTACGACCGTTCCCATGACTGTTCCCACGACTGTTCCTACAACTGTTCCTACGACTACGCTTAATCCCACGACTGGTCACACAACTGAAGCCATACTAGCTCAAGCTATGTGTCAACAGGCCAGCACAACAAACAGAGAATTTGTGTACGCTGTTGGACGGGCTTGTTACAGTGGCAAAAGCTGTACGCAAATATGTGAGAGTGATCAACTAATGAAACAAGATCCTGTGCTTAAGACGGGTACAATGAAGTGTGCCATGGCTTTCCATGTGTACAACAATCGTCCAGCGACAAACCTCCAAGGAGATCCTCTAACAGCAACACTTGGGCTCAAGACAAGGAGGGCACTGTGTAACTGGCTTGGCTGTGGACCCAACTTCTGCTGCTGTGTGAAGCAGGCGTGGTAG